ACCCTTGACTATTGAACGCCAGTCGCAATCAACGAGGGAACCTCCCTTCGGATGACGCTCGTTCCGACGCTACGAGCGTCGCTAACGCTTCGCTAACGCTTCGCTAACGCTACCGCAACGCGCTGGCTCCTATTGACACACGTCGCAGAAAATATGTGTGCCAGTTGCGTAAGTCCTGATGATATTAAAGGTGATGTTTCACCCACAAGCGATCGCTAATGTCAAAAAAATTGAAATTAATATTTTGTTCAAATAGCAGAAGATTAATAGATCAATACGGTTCGGATCAGCTCTTTAGTAGAGGGGCAGAAGGTAAAGAACTTGTACAAGAACTCTCCCCTGCTCGCCTCAACAAATAACTTTCTTAACCTAACCGTATTCAGAGATCACCCATGTTGAAGCGCAGCCCTTCGCATCTTTTATAAAGATAGATACTGCCCAATGTCCGGTTGTTGACGACGCAGAATATTCATGGCTTGCTGCTGAATTTGGCGAACCCGCTCTCGACTGACATTTAGCTTCTCCCCAATCTGGGCCAAGCTTCGTTCTTGATTATCTAACAGTCCAAAGCGTAAAATTAAGACTTCACGCTGCATAGGTTTAAGTGATGCCAACAAATTATTCAAGTCTTGGCGTAGCAATTCTTGGGTGATATGCTCATTCGGTGAGATGCCCTCATCACTGAGGAGTTCACTGAGTTCTGTATCTTGGTTATCCCCCACTTTTAAATCTAAAGAAACTGTCGCATTAGCAGCGCTAAGATATTCTCGAATTTGACTTGGCTGTAAGTCCAATTTCAAAGCAATTTCTGCGACAGTGGGACGGCGACCGAGTGTTTGAAATAGTTCTCGTTGTACCTTCTTGATTTGATTGAGTTTTTCGTTGATATGAATCGGTAGCCTGACCGTGCGGGATTTTTCTGCGATCGCCCTTGTGATTGCTTGACTAATCCACCAGTATGCATAAGTTGATAATTTATAGCCTCGATTGGGGTCAAACTTTTCTATACCCCTTTGTAAACCTATTGCCCCTTCTTGAACCAAATCCAAGAACTCTAGATTGCGACGCTGATATTTTTTAGCTATGGAAACCACTAGCCGCAGGTTTGCCGTTACCATCTTTTGCTTGGCTCGTTGACCAAGCTTTAGTATTTGAGTGACTTCACTTTCGCTTTTATTGACAAAATCAGCTAATTCTGCTATACTTGGCTCCCGATGCAATTGTTGACTAAGCTGCTGTTTGTGCTGCTCAATGGCAATCATTTGTTGTACTTGCCTGCCATAAGTTATTTCTTGGTCTGATGTTAATAGTGGAAACTGACCAATTTCTTGCAAATAAACGCGTACCATGTCAGAACTCAGGCTGGACATACAACTTTAATACTTCTCCACAATTAGACGAATCTAAAAGTATAAATCAAATAGCTCAATAAATTTTCTTAAATTAGATAGTTGAAAAATTTTAATTTCAGGTTAAGATTTACAAACCAATCCTAACCTAATCAACCAAGATCTGCAATCTGGTGTGGCGATCGCCTGGGTTGAAGAACTCTCTCAACCCCAATTGCAGAAACTGCAAGCTCAACGCGCCAAAACCCCAGCCAAACGGCATAAGCAGCGTCAAGCTGAATTGTCTTTTCGCTATGAAGTAGTTCACTTACACAAAAAAAAGTCTTCGCGCAAAGGTTTGCGCGAAGACAGATATAGGCAAAAATATCAAATATGAAGTAATTCAAGTTATTCACCTAAAGGTAATTCACCAATTGCCCCTACAAGCAAGGTAAACCTGACTAAAATCATTAGCCTTGATGGCTGCGATCGCGCTTGTAACCCGTATCACAGTCAGTAGTTTACAAATGAATGATTGGCAAACGAATGTGAAAGCGTGTCTGGCCAGGTTGAGAAAAACAGCGAATTTCTCCGTTATGCTGAGTCACTACAATA
Above is a window of Nostoc sp. UHCC 0702 DNA encoding:
- a CDS encoding RpoD/SigA family RNA polymerase sigma factor, which produces MSSLSSDMVRVYLQEIGQFPLLTSDQEITYGRQVQQMIAIEQHKQQLSQQLHREPSIAELADFVNKSESEVTQILKLGQRAKQKMVTANLRLVVSIAKKYQRRNLEFLDLVQEGAIGLQRGIEKFDPNRGYKLSTYAYWWISQAITRAIAEKSRTVRLPIHINEKLNQIKKVQRELFQTLGRRPTVAEIALKLDLQPSQIREYLSAANATVSLDLKVGDNQDTELSELLSDEGISPNEHITQELLRQDLNNLLASLKPMQREVLILRFGLLDNQERSLAQIGEKLNVSRERVRQIQQQAMNILRRQQPDIGQYLSL